The Chitinophaga pinensis DSM 2588 region ATCTAAAAATTTGAATTAACAGGAGTATAAGTAACCAGCAACTTCGCAAAGCATCAACAGCCAAAATCATTTTTTTCTAAAACCTAAACACTTTTTTATTTGATGAAAAGCACTAGCTAAAACGTTTTATACAACAGTTAGGAGATACTATCCCAATGCAGAAAAACTGCATCATCATCTATTTCACGTTATAGTTTCCACGGGTCCGGAGCGTATTGTTCACCCTGATCTCTAGTATAAATACCTCTTTTAGCAAATGCTATGGAAGCCTCAATGACTTTGGTTGTGCGCTTCCGGTAATTCCAGTATATAAATACATGATGTAATCGATTACTCAGCGTGATGCGCTGATGTGATCAACTCTGCCTGTCTTAAATTATTTACCTTATGCGTGTACTCGTACGGATCTTCATTTCGTGCCTGGCACTGTATTGCCCAAACCTTTTGTCAGGGCAGGATACAGCGAAATTACACAGACCGGAGGTCCGTGTAACAAAGGCCGATTCTATTTCAGTGGAACGTGAAAATGTTTATCCATATTCCTCTCTGCATCAGTTGCTGAAAGGCAATGCAGCCGGTGTATATATACAGGAACCAAGTGGAGAACAGGGGGGCTACAGCGGTATAGCACTAAGAGGTACTGCTATCCCTTTTATCAGCAGTAAAGATATTTATGAGTCGCAACCTACAGTTATACTCGATGGTATTCCATTGATCATGGACCATCCCTTTACTTTTGATATCCAGCTGTTTGGTTATAATCACCTGGGGCCTGCTACCAATCTGCTTTCAACCATAGATCTGAATAATATCGAAAAGATCGAAGTGGTAAAGGATTTTGGTCACGCGGCAATGTATGGCCCGCGTGCAGTGAATGGCGGCGTCATATTACTTACTACAAAAGCACCGGTTGTCGGTCGCCGGAGAATAAGTTTTAACACCTATTTCGGTATGGTGCAACGTCCGCATATCTACACCACCAACGCCAAATTTGAAAACGAATTCCGGCAGCGTTTCTATGATAAATATGCAACTACTGAACAGTTGCAGACATACCCGCTTTACCTGCGCGATTCCACTAATAACGCCTACTACGGCCCATCCGACTGGACAGACCTCTACTTCAAAAACAGGCCGGTATATGGTGTGAATGCCAGTCTTTCCAGTGGAACTGACCGCGCTAATTTTATGTTTGCAGCAGGTAACCAGCGTTCTGCCAATACAGCGGATAACAGCAAGATGGATCGCTATAACGCGATGTTTGAAATTAACATGGTGCCACTGAAAGGATTGACAATATCCTCAATGATCAGTGCCTCCCGTCTTGAAAGAACCCGTAGCTCCTGGTTACGCGACCGCTTCGCGGAAATGCAATATCTACCTGATCTCAGTAGTCCGCTGCCACCCAATAAGAACTACTATGGCCAGTACCTGAATGAGTTTCAGAAGTCATTCGATGATAATAAAACCAACGAGGTAAATGGTTACTTTAAAGTGAACGTCAAACTGGGTGATAGCTGGCAGATAAATTCCATGTTCGGATTTGACTATAACGAAGGACTCCGCGATCTCTTCTATCCCAGTACACTGCTGGAAAAGGTGAACTACCTGTCCAACTATTTCGGATATAATCAACGGGTATTCTTCAATAACAATATCCAGTACAATCATACCTTCAATGAGAAACACCGCATCAGCGTAGAAGCAGGTGAAGGTTTTCAGGCAGATTATCACCGGTACAACTATGCATACGCATACAAAGGCCCGAATGACCTGATCCGTATTAATCTGCTGCACTCCGATATCCTCAAATCAGAGTACCTTTCTCCTAAATCCTTCGACCATGCGCTGATATTCTCTTTCCTGGATAAACAGCGTGCGCGTTTGTTGTCATTCTATGGCCGTGCTGCTTACTCCTACAATGATCAACTGGACGTATCCGTATTGTTCCGCGCCGATGGTTCTTCCAGTGCGCAGCCTGACAACTGGTGGTTATACACACCTACAGTCACCGCAGGTGTGAATATCAAGAACATCTGGCTGAAAGAACAAAATAGCATCAATGCCCTGAAACTACAGGCCAGCTGGGGAAGAATCGGCAGGCTCATGCCGGATGACCGCTTTGGAGAAGGCTCGCAGTACACTTCGGATATGTCTTTCAGCAACAACCCGGTTCGTTTTTCCTATAACGGTTTCCCGGGCATCAGCAGGGCTTATTCCTCCGGATATATCGGCTATGGTATTACCTGGCCATATGCAGATCAGCTGAATGTAAATCTGACAGGCGCATTCCTGAACAACAGGCTGCAGGTCTCCCTGGATCTCTACAATAAGGAAGACCACAACATGCTGCTCGGCGTACCATTCGCTGCTGAATATGGGTACAACTTCCGCTATAAGAACGGTATGGACGTTCGTAACCGTGGTATCGATCTGGGTGTAAAAGCCAGCGTATTACCCGCAACCAGCGCTTTACAATGGATACCAGGTATTACGCTCAACTATAATAAAAACACTTTACTCGCTTTGCCTGACGGCAGGGATGAACTGGTCGTAGCCAATGGCAGCAAATTATTGCGTGTAGGTCATGCGATCGATCAGTACTGGGTACTGGAAAACGATGGTATCTATAATCGCGATGGTGAAATTCCTGTCAGTGCAGAAGGGAAAAGACTGAATTATAAAGGTATCGCTTTACAGGCAGGTGATCCCCGCTGGAAAGACAGGAACGGCGATTATATCATTGACGACAAGGACAAAGTATTGAAAGGACACGTATTACCAGTGCTTTCCGGTGGTTTTAACAGTGATTTCTACTGGCGTGGCTTTAGCCTGGGATTCTCTTTCTACTATACCCTGGGCCGTAAGGTAATGAATGCCGAAGTGGCTGACCGTTTCGACTTCATTAATAAAGAAGGTAAGATAGATATGAGTGCTGTAAAGGAGATCACCTTCTGGAGCAAAGTAGGTAACTATGACAAATATCCCCTGTATAATCCCTGGAGCACGGTGGATGCCTACCGTATTGACCAGGACCTCTTCCTGGAAAATGGTTCCTTCCTGAAACTGCGCAACCTCTCGCTGCAATATGATCTGACCACCGCTAAATGGTGGAATAAAAAGGGAAAGATCAATGGACTGGCTATCTACGCTACCGCTACTAACCTGTTTACCATCACACCTTATACCGGTGGTGATCCGGAACTGGTAGACTTCAATGGCTTTGATACCGGTTATTCATTACCGCTTTCCAGGACTTACACCATAGGACTTAAAATGGATCTCTGATGAAACGTTTACTGCTTATAACAATATGTTGTTGCACGACTGTGCTGACAGGATGTAACAAGTTGCTCGATATTAACTCTTCTCATGCAGTATCAGAGGAAAACTTCTGGAACTCGCATGAGGATACCCGTACGGCGCTTATCGGCGTATACGGACTCTTACGTGCCGCTATGGCGGACAATAACGCCTGGTGGATGTATGGGGAATTCCGTAAAGGAGACTTCTTCGCCATCCAAAGACAGGATATGAAGGCACTTATCCGTAATGACCTGCGGGCAGCTTATCCTTTGCTGGAACAACTCTCTAACTGGCGTCGCTTCTATGCAGTGATCAATGCGGCGAATATGTTCCTTGAACACGTTGGTGAGGTAAAAGCACGCGATCCTAAATATTCAGACGAGAATATGCGGGTAGACATCGCACAGATGCGTTGTATACGTGCCTATGTTTATTTCTTCCTTGTATCCGTATGGGGGGATGTACCCCTGATCACCGCTTCTCATGACGGTGAGTTTGCCAACAAGGCAAGAGAAAGCAAAGAAAATGTACTGGCATTTGTAGAAAAGGAACTGGTACAGTCAGCGGCTGATCTGCCTTATAAATATAGCGCCAACGATCCACAGCAATCCGGTAGTTACTATAACGAAACCGATACCCGCTGGTCAGGTGTACTGGCGCGTAAACACACTGCCTACGCTATTCTGGCCCATGTGGCAGCCTGGCAGGGTAAGTATGTGGATGCATCCGTATACGCACAGTTTGTACTGGATAATTACTCAAAAGGCGGCAGCTATTACATCAACACAGACGAACTGGTTAACAGCAACGGTTTTTTCAAATGGAAAAAGGACAATCACATCCTGGCATTCAACTTCGACTGGGGCCATGTGGATGCTACTTTCTCCGGTCACCTGGAAGAACTGACCCTGGCAGCACCGGTTGTGAATAAAGCCCTGCCGGATATCTATGTTCCAAAAGATACGATTCTGTCCGTCTTTGACCGGCCATCTGACGAGCGGTTTAGTCTGGATACGCTCACTGGCGTACCTACATCCCAACGCTACTTTGCCAATTTCAACAGCCAGATTCCCATTTTCAATAAAATAAAAGTGATCCAGGATGGTAATACGTCAGATCCTTCCTTCAGGATCTATTCCAGCACCATCATCATTACCCGCCTGGAAAACATTGCCCTGTTACAGGCAGAATCACTGGCCGTAATCGGCGAACAGCAAAGGGCCATTGACCTGCTGAATACGATCAGAGATCTGCGTAAGATCAAAAGATATGATGCCGCCACAGAAGGTGATCTGATTGACGCCATTTTCAGGGAACGTCGTAAAGAACTGATGGGAGAGGGCTGGCGCTGGTTTGACCTGATCCGCTATAACAAGATCAAACAGAATGATCCTGCCTTTATGGAACTGATTGCCAAAGGTGGTATCTATTGGCCCGTGGCAGAAGATGTTATAAAACAGAACCCATTGATCACCCAGAATCCTTATTGGCAATGATTAAAAAAATGAAACACATGCTGAACATTCAGCAACTGCTTGCGCTGTGTATCTGTGTCGTGCTGCTCTATGGCGGATGCAAAAAGGACAGTGGGTACTATGGTTATCAGAATCAGTTACAGGAATTTGATGGCACTACCTACGATTTCCTGAAAAATGAACACCAGTACGATTCCTTCCTGCTGGCAGTAGAAAGGGTGCACCTGACTGATACGCTGAAGAATGGTTTATATACCGTATTCGCACCTACTGACGCCAGTTTCAAACAGGCTATTGAAAATATGAATACCCTGCGTACTATACAGGGAAGAGCACATATGTATATCAATACCGTTCCCTATGAACAGCTCGATACCCTGGTATGCCGGTATTTTGTAAGAGATACTTTTTCCTCACACGTGATGACTTTACAGGATGGTCTCGGACTGACGACTATCCGCTACAACTACCCAATGCATGGTAAGTTCAAACGTACAGATGCAGAAGGCCATGTCAGTGGCGGTCCCGGCGTCATCACCTACAGTGATACCAAAGGCGTAATCTATACGAATCGCTGGAGCAACGCGACGACCGTAGCCCTCGATATCGTTACGAAGAATGGTTATGTCAACGTGCTGGAAAAGGATCACATGTTTGGATTTGATGAATTCATCCCAAGAATGAATCCAACGGTTTCTTCTCCCTGGAATGATTATCCTTTCTATATACCTGGTGTAGTCGGATTAGAACAATACAACCGTGGCGGTAACAAAGTCGCCTACCTGGACTTCTCCCTGAACAACCAGGGTGGCCAGTATCGCCCTGCTGATCAGGTGGATATTACAACTGCCGGTGAAGGTGGCCTGAAGGTGGGATGGACAGAAACGGGAGAGTGGATGGATTACACTGTAGAAGTAACGCAAACTGGTGAATACGATATGACCTTACGTTACGGTAGCGGAGGTGATGACGGTCGTGTACACCTGGAAATGGATGGTCGTCCGGTAGTAGGTAGCTCCGTTGTTATGCCTGGTTCCGGCGGCTATGATAACTTCCGGGATATTACTACTACTGTTCAGCTGACAGCCGGCCGGCATCTGATGAAGGTCTATTTTGACTTTGCCAACTTCGATCTGCGCTTCCTCAAATTTGTCATTAAGAATGCTCCCATGCCTATACCTGGCGTCATCGCCCTGGAAGACTACGATCCAGGTGGGGAAGGTGTTGGCTACCATGATACCAATACGAGGAATGAAGGTAATAAGTACAGACAATCGGAAGGGATAGATATTGACTTCGCCAAGAATGAAGGTGGTGGTTACCAGGTAGGATGGAACTCTACCGGCGAATGGATGAACTATACTGTCAATGTAAAAGAAACAGGTTCCTACAACACATTTATACTCGTCGGTTCTGAAGGTACGAACGGCATCTTCCACCTGGAATTTGACGGCAAAGATGTGACCGGACAGTTAAAGGTGCCTAATACCGGTGGATACCACAAACGACAGACTATAGCCACCAGTGTATTCCTCACCAAAGGTGTACATGTCATGCGCTTTTTTGTTGACCACGATGGCTTCGATGTGAAGTCTGTCACTTTCCGGCCTTTAAACTAAAATATCAAGACCCATGCGAAAAAGCTTATTATTTTTATCCTTGCTCCTGTTGCTTTTCGCCTGCCGGAAATGGGCGGCAGACGATCTCGACTTCCTTAGCAAACGGGCTGTATACAATCAGAAAGTATTTGCTCCCATTCTGGGCAGGACAACTCTGTACTCCCAGATCTTCAATACAGATAATTCAACTACACCGATCAGTTTCCGTATCCTCAATGTGCGGTACAAAAGAGATGGTAAGGCTGCCAGCGATTTCGATCAACAGACGGATGTGCTGGTCTGGAAGTCCGCTTATACCGGGGAGGAAAAGTCACTGGCAGAAATAGAAAATAAACGTGCTGTAGAACGTCATTCCATATTTGAAATCAGACCAACCTCCGGTGACTTTGTACTGTGGGCTGAAGCCATTCAGTCGAATATGCGTCATCAACCTGACTCAGGTTACCTGTTTGATGTGGAAGCGACCAATTCCGGTGGCACGAACACCTATAAAGATCTTTCGCTGATGCCGATGCGGGAACAGCCATATGCGCCTTATGAATATGATGCAGTTACAGGTATACACCGGGCTAATTTCCCCAACCCTAATGATTCATCTGTATTTGAACTGATCTACAATCATCCGGGCGTATATAACATGGTGGATGATGACACCAACCTTGATCTGAAAGGCGATAGTGTAAGGGTCTTCTTCAATAAAAAAGGGAATGGTAACTCGCTGTCATTCAAGTTTATGGATAAAGACTCATTGCCAATTGATCCTGCGAAATTTAACCTCACTCCCTGGGATTCCCTGATGCATGGTTTTGATAAGAAGATCACGACAACAGAGGTTACTTATCAGGTCGCATATCCAATACCTGCAATGCGGTTTAGAACCAGGTATACCAACGGGGACGGCTCACAGGCTTATGTGAAATTCAGTTTTACCCGTGTGGCATTTGGTAATATCCGCCAGACAGGTGTACTGGACCTCAACTTCAATATTTATCAGAAAGGCGACTGGGAAATTATCTTCTATTTCAGGAACAATCCCCGGTTCAGGGATGAATGAGTTATCAACACAAAAATCTATCGCTATGCAATGTAAGCGTATGTATAAATTTTCAGGACTGCTTTTTCTGCTGCTGCTGCCGATATTTTTGAGCGCGCAGGAAAAAGTACAGATCAAAGGGGTAGTAAGGGACGCCCAGACAAATGAACCACTGGTGGGCGTAAGTATCATGGCGGGTACGCCGCCGAAGGCGGTGGGTGTGACCAATGCAAACGGGTCATTCTCAGTAGCAGTACCAGCAGATGCACAGCTGGTATTCCGCTATATCGGTTTCTCCGATTATAAGATAAAAATGAAAGATAAACGGGACCTGGTGATCCGTCTGGTGGTGACAGAGAATAAACTGAATGAGGCAATCGTGATCGGTTACCAGAAAAAGACCAGGGAGGTAACGACTGGTTCTGCGGTGATCGTAAGTGGTAAGGAATTACAGGACGTTCCCGTATCCAACGTAGAACAACTGTTACAGGGTCGTGTTGCTGGTCTGAATATCCAGAATAATACCGGTACACCGGGTGGTCGTGGTCTGATACAGATCAGGGGCTTGTCTAATATCAGTGTATCCGGTAATGGTAACGACGCGTTCCTGTCGCCGACATCTCCGTTATATGTGATCGATGGGGTACCTGTAGAGGCGGATGCTAACTTCGAATATGGATATCAGTCTGCTGGTCCTGGTGTAAGTCCGCTCTCCCTCATCCCTCCGGAAGACATCGAAAGTATGGAGATCCTGAAAGACTCCCAGGCAACCGCCTTATACGGTTCCAGGGGTGCTTACGGCGTGATTCTGATTACCACCCGTCGGGGTAGTTCTCCGATTCCGCTGGTGAGATATACCGGTAACTTCTTTGTGAATAATCCACCGAAGTTACGTCCGACGATTGGCGGTAAAGAAGAAAGAAGGATCCGACTGGGTATGATCTATGGAGGTAGTAACATGGAAGACATCTATCAGATTTCTACCAAGCCTTTCCTGGCAGATAGTCTGAATCCTTACTATAACAATTCTACCAACTGGCAGGATGTATTTTATGCCACTACGGCCAACCAGACGCACAACGTGAATATCAGTGGCGGTGATCCTAAATTCAACTACAAGGTGGATCTGGGATATTATCATGAAAATGGTGTGATCCGCAATACAGGCTTTGACAGGTATTCCATCAATACGAATATGCTGTACCAGCCTAATACAAAGCTCCGCGTATTCACTACTTTATCCACACAGGTGGGTAGAAGAAACAAAGGCAATGGTAACGGTCTGACACAGAGCGGTGTATCCTCAAATGCTGCTGCTTCTTCACTCTTGCCCGGCCCTTCTTTCTACCAGAGTACAGCTGGTGTTTTGGCGGCTTTAAACACACGTAATGATAACAAAACGGGTAACGTGCGCAGTAGCCTGGATGTCAGCTATCAGCTGGTACCCGGACTGAACCTCGGATCAAGCGTGAGCTATGAATATGCTTCCAATACGGAAGACAGGTTTACGCCGGCAGAAGCGAATAACGACTTCTCACAGATCTATGCCTATAACGACCGTAAATTTACACTGTACAACCGTAACACAATTTCTTATAACCGCGTTGTTAATACAAACCACAATTTCTTTATCTCCGCATTTAACGAATTCTATAACCGTGGCTTCCAGGCGCAGGTGATCCGGCAGGAGAAAACGCCGAATAACCAATACGAAGGACCGCTCGGTTATGATGGATATGCTTCCCGTGGAGGGGGCCTCCTGGATAACTACAGCAAACAGCATGTGGCCTCCTTTGCAGGAACATTTTCCTACAACTACAAACAGAAGTATGTAGTGGACTTCAGTTACAGGATGGACGGTACGTCCAGCTCCGGTTTTGAAGATCCTTACTCCAAGAACCCTGCTATCGGTGTCAGGTGGAACTTTAACAAAGAGGCGGCTTTCAGTGAGAAGACATGGCTCACCTATGGTTCCTTACGTGGTAGCTGGGGACAGAACATCGTTCCCTCCGGCGATATATTTTCCATCTATGGTACCTATGATCCGAGAGGTACTTATAATGCGAATCCACGCCTGGGGATCAACTTCAATCAATTACCCAATACATACCTGCAACCTACAGCTACTACACAGTATAACGGCGGTTTTGAGGCCGGTTTCTTTGATAGCAGGATAGAGGTGATCTTCGACGCTTATTACAAGACCGTAAAGAATCTCCTCCGTACCAAATCGCTGTCCAATATCACAGGTTTCAACGAGATCACCACGAATGAAACTTCACTGATCAACTACGGGTATGAGCTCACCCTGACTTTCCGTCCGCTGCCCCGTACCAGTGAAGTACAGTGGACACTCTCCCTGAATGCGGCGTTGAATAAAGACGTGCTGACCAGTCTCCCGAATGGCGCAAGACAATTGGTACAGTACGACAACTCCACCAGTCAGCATACACTCTTCCGTGTGGGCAGAAACAGTTTGACCAACTACCTGTTGAAAACGGAAGGGGTGTATGCCTCAGATGCAGACGTACCGGTTGATCCGGCTACCGGTCAGCGTTACCGTACGTCCAACGGTACTTATTTCAAGGCAGGCGATCCTATCTGGAAAGACGTGGATGGCAACTACATCCTCGATGCAAATGACTATGTAGCTGCCGGTAACTCACAACCATTGATCACCGGTGGTATCCAGTCTTACGTAAACTGGAAGAATTTCTCACTGAACATCAGTACTTCCTTTACCCTTATCAGGGACATCCTGAACAATGCATTTGCGGAAAGAATGCAGTTCCTGGGCGATCCTTATAATCCAAAGGCAATGGTTGATTTCAGTGATGTGGATTACTGGAAAGGTCCGGGATCCAGCGCTCACTATCCGAATCCTTTTGACTACAAACGCTACAACGATATCAGGCCTTACCGCTATGATCAGACCCTCATACAGGAAGATGGCTCGTATTTCAAGGTTAATACCATGACACTGGCCTACCTGGTGAACAGGAAGTTTACCAATCGCTATGGTATCAATTCAGTCCGCATGTATCTGTCAGGCAATAACCTGATCACCTTCTCACCATACAGCGGCCCTAACCCGGAAAACGTATCGGCGCTGGGACGTGACCAGTCAGGAGGTTATCCGATTGCCCGCAGCTATAACGTGGGATTGAACGTAGAATTCTAAAGTTTTAAATGTATTGCTATGATCCGGAGGTTTATTTATATCACTACCTGTTTACTGCTGATCAGTCAGTACGGGTGCAAAAAGTTCCTGAACGTGGAGCCGCTGGACCGGCTCTCAGGTAATACCTTCTTCAAAACAGCGAAAGATGTGGAAGATAATGCCTGGGACATCTATGGTCTTTTCAGGGATGTAACAGGTTCCTGTCCGCTGTTTGCGATGGCAGGGGAGGCCCGGGGAGGTATGCTGGCCATGTCGCCAAAGGGCGATGGTTCAGACAGAACCTTTGTGGAGTATATCGCGAAGAATGACCTGCTCTCTGTTATTTACAGACCGGCAGGGAAGGAATTCTGGGACATTTTCGACCTGTATAACATGGCGGACTGGAAGCCCTATTATCGCGTTATACAGGCTTGTAATATCCTTATTTACGAAGTAGACAGACGCCAGATACCCGATCTGACAGAAGCCCGTAAAAAGGCTTATAAAGCCGAAGCAACCTTTATGCGTTGTCTGAGCTATTTTATCATGGTGAGAATGTGGGGAGATGTAGTGTACTACACTGACGCCTATCATGAGGCTCCCTTACCCAGGGAGAAAATGGTCAACGTGGTGAATAACTGTATCAATGAACTTACCGCCGTACTGGGCGATATGCCATGGTCATTTACAGAACCGGCCTACCAGGGCGCCAGAGCAAGCAAAGGCGCTGCTATTGGTTTGCTGATGGAGTTACATATGTGGAACGCCGGTTTTGATAAAATCAATGCGCAGCAGCATTACAAGGCTACCGCCGATCTGGGTGATGAGATGATCAAGAGCGGCGCTTATTCACTGCTGCCTATTGAAGAGTCATTCACCATCTTTAAAGGCCGTTCAAGAGAAAGTCTGTTTGATATCGTGATCAGCTCCAACTATGGAGAAGGACTGGCAGAAAAATGGAATGACCTTTCTGAATTTGTTGTGCATTACCCCTATAAACGTCCTGCATACAATCACCAGTATAGTTTTACCTACTTCCGGGCAGAATACCTGCGACGCCTCTATCCGACTGGTGTGCCTGACGCAAGAATAGAAATGTGGTTTGACTCACAGATGTTTGCCAATGACGGCACTTTCATGTTCCTCAAGTATAACAGCCTTTATGAACAGGGTAACTCAGATGTGAATGTGGATAACAACCTCATCGTATTGCGGTACGCAGGCGCTATTCTCCTCAGAGCAGAAGCACTGGCTGAACTGGGCGAAACGCAGACCGCTGAGGCCATCAGGATGATGAATATGATCAGGCTGCGCGCTAAAACACCTGTATATCAGGGTGGCGGCGGACAAGCCCTCAAAGACGCCATCTTCACAGAAAGAGCAAAAGAACTGATGATGGAAGGTCACTACTATTTCGACCTGGTACGTACCGGTCGTGTTACCAACCAGCAATGGTGTTATTATCCGCTTACACAGGCGCAGTTTGATAATGGCGGATGGACCTGGCCTATCAATACCGGCGCGCTGGATAACAACCCTTATATGCAACTGAACAACTATTGGTTAAGATAAAAACTGTTTTATGCGGACAATACTCTGTTTAATGACAGCCCTTTTGATGGTATTCACGGCCTGTAAAAAAGATGAATACTTCCAGGATTCAGGAAAACATGATCCTGCTTTTAAAGGAACTACCATGGATTACCTGGATGCGGTTCCTCTCTACTTTGATTCGCTGGCCACAATAGTGAGACTGGCAGGAATGGAAGAGGTATTCAAAAGCGATACCCTGACATTCTTCGCGCCGACCGATAGAAGTATACTCCGGCTGGTACGGGAATTGAACTACAGCCTGTATTATCAGGGACACGATACAATAAAAACACTCGCTGACGTGCCACAGCGCATCTGGCAGAAGTATCTGCAGATGTACATGTTCCATGGCGCTAATGAGCTGAAAGATTATCCACAGATAGATTATAACCTGCTGAATACTTATCCTGGTCAGGGATACCTGTCCTGGTTCGGTACCCCCATGAATATCGGTGTT contains the following coding sequences:
- a CDS encoding SusC/RagA family TonB-linked outer membrane protein; translation: MQCKRMYKFSGLLFLLLLPIFLSAQEKVQIKGVVRDAQTNEPLVGVSIMAGTPPKAVGVTNANGSFSVAVPADAQLVFRYIGFSDYKIKMKDKRDLVIRLVVTENKLNEAIVIGYQKKTREVTTGSAVIVSGKELQDVPVSNVEQLLQGRVAGLNIQNNTGTPGGRGLIQIRGLSNISVSGNGNDAFLSPTSPLYVIDGVPVEADANFEYGYQSAGPGVSPLSLIPPEDIESMEILKDSQATALYGSRGAYGVILITTRRGSSPIPLVRYTGNFFVNNPPKLRPTIGGKEERRIRLGMIYGGSNMEDIYQISTKPFLADSLNPYYNNSTNWQDVFYATTANQTHNVNISGGDPKFNYKVDLGYYHENGVIRNTGFDRYSINTNMLYQPNTKLRVFTTLSTQVGRRNKGNGNGLTQSGVSSNAAASSLLPGPSFYQSTAGVLAALNTRNDNKTGNVRSSLDVSYQLVPGLNLGSSVSYEYASNTEDRFTPAEANNDFSQIYAYNDRKFTLYNRNTISYNRVVNTNHNFFISAFNEFYNRGFQAQVIRQEKTPNNQYEGPLGYDGYASRGGGLLDNYSKQHVASFAGTFSYNYKQKYVVDFSYRMDGTSSSGFEDPYSKNPAIGVRWNFNKEAAFSEKTWLTYGSLRGSWGQNIVPSGDIFSIYGTYDPRGTYNANPRLGINFNQLPNTYLQPTATTQYNGGFEAGFFDSRIEVIFDAYYKTVKNLLRTKSLSNITGFNEITTNETSLINYGYELTLTFRPLPRTSEVQWTLSLNAALNKDVLTSLPNGARQLVQYDNSTSQHTLFRVGRNSLTNYLLKTEGVYASDADVPVDPATGQRYRTSNGTYFKAGDPIWKDVDGNYILDANDYVAAGNSQPLITGGIQSYVNWKNFSLNISTSFTLIRDILNNAFAERMQFLGDPYNPKAMVDFSDVDYWKGPGSSAHYPNPFDYKRYNDIRPYRYDQTLIQEDGSYFKVNTMTLAYLVNRKFTNRYGINSVRMYLSGNNLITFSPYSGPNPENVSALGRDQSGGYPIARSYNVGLNVEF
- a CDS encoding RagB/SusD family nutrient uptake outer membrane protein — encoded protein: MIRRFIYITTCLLLISQYGCKKFLNVEPLDRLSGNTFFKTAKDVEDNAWDIYGLFRDVTGSCPLFAMAGEARGGMLAMSPKGDGSDRTFVEYIAKNDLLSVIYRPAGKEFWDIFDLYNMADWKPYYRVIQACNILIYEVDRRQIPDLTEARKKAYKAEATFMRCLSYFIMVRMWGDVVYYTDAYHEAPLPREKMVNVVNNCINELTAVLGDMPWSFTEPAYQGARASKGAAIGLLMELHMWNAGFDKINAQQHYKATADLGDEMIKSGAYSLLPIEESFTIFKGRSRESLFDIVISSNYGEGLAEKWNDLSEFVVHYPYKRPAYNHQYSFTYFRAEYLRRLYPTGVPDARIEMWFDSQMFANDGTFMFLKYNSLYEQGNSDVNVDNNLIVLRYAGAILLRAEALAELGETQTAEAIRMMNMIRLRAKTPVYQGGGGQALKDAIFTERAKELMMEGHYYFDLVRTGRVTNQQWCYYPLTQAQFDNGGWTWPINTGALDNNPYMQLNNYWLR
- a CDS encoding fasciclin domain-containing protein, with the protein product MTALLMVFTACKKDEYFQDSGKHDPAFKGTTMDYLDAVPLYFDSLATIVRLAGMEEVFKSDTLTFFAPTDRSILRLVRELNYSLYYQGHDTIKTLADVPQRIWQKYLQMYMFHGANELKDYPQIDYNLLNTYPGQGYLSWFGTPMNIGVIYNDDNGVKYVGYRQLTIAWIPDPAKPKDNWIIERIASCNITTYNGVVHTINDNHLYFGFSAYLFISDVIAAMENGG